A genomic stretch from Rhodomicrobium vannielii ATCC 17100 includes:
- a CDS encoding glycosyltransferase, protein MTVELTLGSVALAAWVFLLAARGGFWRAKVQEEKERAFAPATWPSVTAVIPARNEADVIDRCISSLLSQDYPARLDVVLVDDQSDDGTSKVARKAAEALGASDRLTIISGQPLPRGWTGKLWAVNQGVAEASSRPLPSRYMLLTDADIAYDQGVVRRLVARSEGRGLVLNSLMVKLRCESFAERMLIPAFVFFFQMLYPFAWVNRRDHPMAAAAGGCMLARRDVLEAAGGIRAIRSALIDDCALGRAMKRKGPIWLGLTNSVHSLRPYPHFEDIRKMVARSAYDQLNYSPLLLAGTVIGMTLTYLIPLWLAVFGTGLAQAVGAISFVLMVAAFWPIVRFYKLSPLWSAALPAIAVLYMTFTVDSALQQWRGKGGLWKGRVQAQRAEAS, encoded by the coding sequence ATGACGGTCGAGTTGACTTTGGGTAGCGTCGCGCTTGCGGCGTGGGTATTTCTATTGGCCGCTCGCGGGGGATTCTGGCGAGCGAAAGTTCAGGAAGAGAAAGAGCGCGCATTCGCGCCCGCGACGTGGCCTTCGGTGACGGCCGTCATTCCAGCGCGGAACGAGGCCGACGTCATCGATCGATGCATTTCGTCGCTGCTGTCGCAGGATTATCCCGCGCGGCTGGACGTGGTTCTCGTTGACGATCAGAGCGACGATGGCACATCGAAAGTCGCGCGCAAGGCCGCCGAAGCGCTCGGCGCAAGCGACCGCCTCACCATCATTTCGGGCCAACCGCTGCCGCGCGGCTGGACGGGCAAGCTTTGGGCCGTCAACCAGGGCGTCGCGGAAGCTTCATCGCGGCCGCTTCCCTCGCGCTACATGCTCCTAACCGACGCCGACATCGCCTATGATCAGGGCGTGGTTCGTCGCCTCGTAGCCCGTTCGGAAGGGCGCGGCCTCGTCCTCAACTCGCTGATGGTCAAGCTCCGTTGCGAGAGCTTCGCCGAGCGTATGCTGATCCCGGCCTTCGTCTTCTTCTTCCAGATGCTCTACCCGTTTGCGTGGGTGAACCGCCGCGACCACCCGATGGCGGCGGCCGCTGGCGGCTGCATGCTCGCGCGGCGCGACGTACTCGAAGCGGCGGGCGGCATCCGCGCCATCCGCTCGGCGCTGATCGACGACTGCGCGCTTGGCCGCGCCATGAAACGCAAGGGGCCGATCTGGCTCGGGCTCACGAACAGCGTCCACAGCCTGCGGCCCTACCCTCATTTTGAAGACATCCGCAAGATGGTGGCGCGCTCGGCCTACGATCAGCTCAACTATTCGCCGCTGTTGCTCGCGGGCACCGTCATCGGAATGACGTTAACCTATCTTATTCCGCTCTGGCTCGCGGTTTTCGGCACCGGTCTTGCGCAAGCCGTAGGCGCGATAAGCTTTGTCTTGATGGTGGCGGCTTTCTGGCCGATTGTCCGCTTCTACAAGCTTTCGCCGTTGTGGTCGGCAGCGCTGCCCGCCATCGCGGTTCTCTACATGACGTTCACGGTCGACTCCGCGCTCCAGCAATGGCGCGGCAAGGGCGGCCTTTGGAAGGGGCGCGTTCAGGCGCAGCGCGCGGAGGCATCATGA
- the lepA gene encoding translation elongation factor 4, whose translation MTPLSRIRNFSIVAHIDHGKSTLADRLIQYCGGMTDREMAGQAQVLDNMDIEKERGITIKAQTVRLDYKAEDGELYQLNLMDTPGHVDFAYEVSRSLAACEGSLLVVDASQGVEAQTLANVYQALDNNHEIIPVLNKIDLPAAEPDRVKQQIEDVIGLDASNAVEISAKTGLNIQAVLEAIVHRLPPPREGDVKAPLKAMLIDSWYDPYLGVVVLVRMIDGVLKKGMRIKLMETGGVYPVDRVGIFRPKQEMLDALRPGEVGFFTGAIKEVADTRVGDTITEEKRPTAKALPGFKPVQPVVFCGLFPVDASQFEDLRDAMGKLRLNDASFQYEMETSAALGFGFRCGFLGLLHLEIVRERLEREFNIDLITTAPSVIYRLYMIDGQMEEMHNPADMPDIVKIDHIEEPWIKATILVPDDYLGAVLKLCEDRRGRQIDLSYAGNRAMVVYELPLNEVVFDFYDRLKSVSRGYASFDYQLIEYREGDLVKMTILVNAEPVDALSIIVNRGRAETRGRMMCEKLKELIPRHLFQIPIQAAIGGKIIARETLSALRKDVTAKCYGGDVSRKRKLLDKQKEGKKKMRQFGRVEIPQEAFIAALKMDAN comes from the coding sequence GTGACGCCACTTTCGCGCATCCGCAATTTTTCGATCGTGGCGCACATCGATCACGGCAAATCCACGCTCGCCGACCGGCTCATTCAGTATTGCGGTGGAATGACCGACCGCGAAATGGCGGGTCAGGCGCAGGTTCTCGATAACATGGATATCGAGAAGGAGCGCGGCATCACCATCAAGGCGCAGACCGTGCGGCTCGACTACAAGGCCGAGGACGGCGAGCTTTATCAGCTCAATCTGATGGATACGCCGGGGCACGTCGACTTCGCCTATGAGGTGAGCCGCAGTCTCGCCGCGTGCGAAGGCTCGCTCCTCGTCGTCGATGCGAGCCAAGGCGTAGAAGCGCAGACACTCGCGAACGTCTATCAGGCGCTCGACAACAATCACGAAATCATCCCCGTCCTGAACAAGATCGACCTGCCAGCCGCAGAGCCGGACCGCGTGAAGCAGCAGATCGAGGACGTGATCGGCCTCGACGCATCCAACGCGGTGGAGATTTCGGCCAAGACCGGCCTCAACATCCAAGCGGTGCTCGAAGCCATCGTGCACCGCCTGCCGCCTCCGCGCGAGGGCGACGTCAAGGCACCGCTCAAGGCAATGCTGATCGACAGTTGGTACGACCCCTATCTCGGGGTGGTGGTGCTCGTCCGCATGATCGACGGCGTGCTTAAGAAGGGCATGCGCATCAAGCTGATGGAGACCGGCGGCGTCTACCCGGTGGATCGCGTCGGCATTTTCCGTCCGAAGCAGGAGATGCTTGATGCGCTCCGCCCGGGCGAAGTCGGCTTTTTCACCGGCGCGATCAAGGAAGTGGCAGATACGCGCGTCGGCGATACGATCACCGAAGAAAAGCGGCCCACGGCGAAGGCCCTTCCGGGCTTCAAGCCGGTGCAGCCGGTCGTGTTCTGCGGCCTGTTTCCAGTGGACGCCTCGCAATTCGAGGATTTGCGCGACGCGATGGGTAAGCTGCGCCTTAACGACGCAAGTTTCCAATACGAGATGGAGACGAGCGCGGCGCTCGGCTTCGGCTTCCGCTGCGGCTTTCTCGGCCTGCTCCACCTCGAAATCGTCCGCGAGCGCCTCGAACGCGAATTCAATATCGATCTCATCACCACCGCTCCTTCGGTGATCTATCGCCTCTACATGATCGATGGGCAGATGGAGGAGATGCACAACCCTGCCGACATGCCGGACATCGTGAAGATCGACCACATCGAAGAACCGTGGATCAAGGCCACCATCCTCGTTCCCGACGACTATCTCGGCGCGGTGCTCAAGCTGTGCGAGGATCGGCGCGGACGGCAGATCGATCTGTCCTATGCCGGCAATCGCGCCATGGTGGTCTACGAACTGCCGCTGAACGAGGTGGTGTTCGACTTCTACGACCGGCTGAAGTCTGTTTCGCGCGGCTATGCCAGCTTCGATTACCAGCTCATCGAGTACCGCGAGGGCGACCTCGTGAAAATGACCATCCTTGTCAACGCCGAGCCGGTCGACGCGCTTTCGATCATCGTGAATCGCGGGCGCGCCGAGACGCGCGGGCGCATGATGTGCGAGAAGCTGAAGGAGTTGATCCCCCGCCACCTCTTCCAGATCCCGATCCAGGCGGCCATCGGCGGGAAGATCATAGCGCGCGAAACGCTGTCTGCACTCCGAAAAGACGTCACCGCGAAATGCTATGGCGGCGACGTCAGCCGCAAGCGCAAGCTGCTCGACAAGCAGAAGGAGGGCAAGAAGAAGATGCGGCAATTCGGTCGCGTCGAAATCCCGCAAGAGGCCTTCATCGCCGCGCTGAAGATGGACGCGAACTAG
- the alaS gene encoding alanine--tRNA ligase, which produces MSTLNEIRGTFIDFFRKNGHEHVPSSPLVPRNDPTLMFTNAGMVQFKNVFTGMETLPYKRAVTAQKCVRAGGKHNDLDNVGYTARHHTFFEMLGNFSFGDYFKERAIELAWTLVTKEYGLDKKRLLVTVFSEDDDAHALWKKIAGLPDDRIIRIPTSDNFWSMGETGPCGPCSEIFFDHGPKVPGGPPGSEDADGDRFIEIWNLVFMQYEQVSKTERLDLPRPSIDTGMGLERVAAVLQGVHNNYDTDLFQALIRASVDATGVPAEGAALPSHRVIADHLRASAFLIADGVLPSNEGRGYVLRRIMRRAMRHSHLLGAEEPLLYRLLPVLVREMGQAYPELVRGQALIGETLKIEEVRFRRTLARGLSLLDDASGSLGAGDTFSGDVAFKLYDTYGFPLDLTQDALKARSISVDIKQFNAAMAQQKAEARKAWAGSGEAATDKVWFDVLDQAGATEFLGYETEAAEGQIVAIVKDGKPVKQLKTGEEGILILNQTPFYGESGGQVGDRGVIIAPKSAHFDVSETQKKLGKLFAHVGTVKKGPLKVGDAVEMQVDHARRTAIRANHSATHLLHEALRETLGTHVTQKGSLVDPDKLRFDFSHPKPLSKEELAAVEELANAVVLRDSPVVTRLMAVDDAVAAGAMALFGEKYGEEVRVVSMGEANHDERGSRAFSVELCGGTHVRATGEIGLVKVVQETAVAAGVRRIEALTANAARLHLSHQEAALRQAAELLRVAPSEVPARLQNLIDERKKLERELADAKKKIALGTGGDQAGAENPVRQVGDVTMFARTVQGIQPKDLRSLVDDGKRQIGSGIVAIVGVTDDGKAGIVVGVTGDLTKHYSAVDLVKAGAAAVGGQGGGGRPDLAQAGGPNGANAEAALNAIAECLASATAAA; this is translated from the coding sequence ATGAGCACCCTTAACGAGATCCGCGGAACCTTCATCGATTTCTTTCGCAAGAATGGGCACGAGCACGTTCCCTCGAGTCCGCTCGTGCCTCGGAACGATCCGACGCTGATGTTCACGAACGCGGGCATGGTGCAGTTCAAGAACGTCTTCACAGGCATGGAGACGTTGCCTTACAAGCGCGCAGTTACCGCGCAGAAGTGCGTGCGCGCCGGCGGCAAGCACAATGATCTCGACAATGTCGGCTATACCGCGCGGCACCATACCTTTTTCGAGATGCTGGGCAATTTCTCCTTCGGCGACTATTTCAAGGAGCGCGCCATCGAGTTGGCGTGGACGCTCGTCACTAAGGAATACGGCCTCGACAAGAAGCGGCTTCTCGTAACGGTCTTCTCCGAGGACGATGACGCGCACGCCCTTTGGAAGAAAATCGCCGGGCTGCCCGATGACCGCATCATCCGTATTCCGACTTCTGATAATTTCTGGTCGATGGGGGAAACAGGCCCCTGTGGTCCTTGCTCTGAAATTTTCTTCGACCATGGTCCGAAGGTTCCAGGAGGCCCTCCCGGAAGCGAGGACGCGGACGGCGACCGTTTCATTGAAATCTGGAACCTCGTTTTCATGCAATACGAGCAGGTTTCGAAGACAGAGCGGCTCGACCTGCCGCGGCCCTCGATCGATACCGGGATGGGACTTGAACGGGTTGCGGCGGTGCTGCAAGGCGTTCACAATAATTACGATACCGACCTCTTTCAGGCGCTAATCCGCGCTTCGGTCGATGCCACCGGAGTGCCGGCCGAAGGCGCCGCGCTTCCGAGCCATCGCGTCATCGCCGACCATCTCCGCGCTTCGGCGTTTCTTATCGCGGACGGCGTCTTACCCTCAAATGAGGGGCGTGGCTACGTTCTCCGTCGCATCATGCGACGCGCAATGCGCCACTCCCATCTGCTGGGCGCTGAAGAACCGTTGCTCTACCGTCTGCTTCCCGTTCTGGTTCGGGAGATGGGGCAGGCCTATCCGGAACTTGTGCGCGGGCAGGCGCTGATCGGCGAAACGCTCAAGATCGAGGAGGTCCGCTTCCGGAGGACGCTTGCTCGCGGCCTGAGCCTTCTCGATGATGCCTCGGGTTCGCTGGGCGCGGGCGACACCTTTTCCGGCGACGTCGCGTTCAAGCTGTATGACACTTACGGCTTTCCGCTTGATCTGACGCAGGACGCGCTGAAAGCCCGCAGCATCAGTGTCGATATCAAACAGTTCAACGCCGCGATGGCGCAACAAAAGGCCGAAGCGCGCAAGGCTTGGGCGGGTTCCGGAGAGGCGGCTACGGACAAGGTCTGGTTCGATGTGCTGGATCAGGCCGGAGCGACTGAGTTTCTGGGTTATGAAACCGAAGCCGCAGAAGGCCAGATTGTCGCGATCGTGAAAGATGGCAAGCCGGTCAAACAATTGAAAACTGGCGAAGAAGGTATCCTTATTCTCAACCAGACACCCTTTTATGGCGAATCTGGCGGCCAGGTCGGCGACAGGGGTGTTATTATCGCGCCGAAAAGCGCCCACTTCGACGTTTCCGAGACGCAGAAGAAGCTCGGGAAGCTCTTCGCCCATGTCGGCACGGTCAAAAAGGGGCCGCTCAAGGTCGGCGATGCCGTCGAAATGCAGGTCGATCATGCGCGCCGTACCGCGATCCGCGCGAACCATTCTGCGACACACCTGCTTCACGAGGCGCTGCGCGAGACTCTTGGGACGCATGTCACTCAAAAAGGCTCGCTCGTCGATCCGGACAAGCTGCGCTTCGACTTCTCGCACCCGAAGCCGCTTTCCAAGGAAGAACTCGCAGCCGTTGAAGAATTGGCCAATGCGGTCGTGCTGCGCGATAGTCCTGTGGTGACCCGCCTTATGGCGGTGGATGATGCCGTCGCTGCAGGCGCCATGGCGCTTTTCGGCGAGAAGTACGGGGAAGAAGTGCGCGTCGTGTCGATGGGTGAGGCCAACCATGACGAACGCGGAAGCCGCGCCTTCTCGGTGGAACTATGCGGCGGCACGCATGTGCGGGCGACGGGTGAAATCGGCCTCGTCAAGGTCGTGCAAGAGACTGCGGTCGCGGCCGGTGTTCGACGCATCGAGGCGCTGACCGCAAATGCTGCACGCCTGCATCTTTCGCATCAGGAAGCGGCTCTCCGGCAAGCCGCCGAACTCCTCCGCGTTGCGCCATCGGAAGTCCCGGCGCGTCTGCAGAATCTGATCGATGAGCGCAAGAAGCTCGAGCGCGAATTGGCCGACGCAAAGAAGAAGATCGCGCTCGGCACTGGCGGCGATCAGGCCGGAGCTGAAAATCCGGTGCGCCAGGTTGGCGACGTGACCATGTTCGCGCGCACGGTTCAGGGCATCCAGCCGAAGGATCTGCGCAGCCTGGTGGATGACGGCAAACGCCAGATCGGGTCTGGGATCGTCGCCATCGTCGGTGTCACGGACGACGGCAAGGCGGGCATTGTGGTCGGCGTAACAGGCGATCTTACGAAACACTATAGCGCAGTCGATCTCGTCAAGGCCGGCGCGGCGGCGGTCGGCGGACAAGGCGGCGGTGGCAGGCCGGATCTGGCGCAGGCCGGCGGTCCGAACGGAGCGAACGCTGAAGCTGCCCTGAACGCCATCGCTGAATGCCTCGCGAGCGCGACTGCCGCCGCATGA
- the recA gene encoding recombinase RecA — protein MSETPFRVIEGNWDSMDKQKALEAALSQIERNFGKGSVMRLGKNDKLVEVEAISTGSLGLDIALGIGGLPRGRVVEIFGPESSGKTTLALHVIAEAQKKGGSCGFVDAEHALDPGYARKLGVNLEELIISQPDAGEQALEITDTLVRSGAIDVIVVDSVAALTPKAEIEGEMGDVLPGMQARLMSQALRKLTGSISKSNCLVIFINQIRMKIGVMFGNPETTTGGNALKFYSSVRLDIRRIGQIKERDEVVGNQTRVKVVKNKVAPPFKQVEFDIMYGEGISKTGELVDLGVKANIVEKSGSWYSHDSQRIGQGRENAKAFLRGNPLVAEAIEREIRANAGLIATKILDGTDGDDDSGDGEIPSEAEAPPPSRKGASR, from the coding sequence ATGAGCGAGACGCCGTTCCGCGTGATCGAAGGGAATTGGGACAGCATGGACAAGCAGAAAGCCCTCGAAGCCGCCTTGAGTCAGATTGAGCGGAATTTCGGTAAGGGATCCGTCATGCGGCTGGGCAAGAACGACAAGCTCGTCGAGGTCGAAGCGATTTCCACTGGATCGCTGGGCCTTGATATCGCGCTCGGGATAGGCGGGTTACCGCGTGGCCGTGTCGTCGAGATTTTCGGACCTGAATCGTCTGGCAAAACGACGCTCGCGCTGCACGTCATTGCTGAAGCCCAAAAAAAAGGCGGCTCCTGCGGGTTTGTGGACGCCGAGCACGCGCTCGATCCCGGCTATGCGCGAAAGCTGGGCGTCAATCTTGAAGAGTTGATCATCTCGCAGCCCGACGCGGGCGAACAGGCGCTCGAAATCACCGATACGCTGGTGCGCTCCGGCGCGATCGACGTGATCGTGGTGGATTCGGTTGCCGCATTGACACCAAAGGCCGAAATTGAAGGCGAAATGGGCGATGTACTGCCGGGCATGCAAGCTCGCCTCATGAGCCAGGCGCTTCGAAAGTTAACTGGATCGATCTCGAAATCGAATTGCCTTGTTATCTTCATCAATCAGATTCGCATGAAGATCGGCGTGATGTTTGGCAATCCAGAAACCACCACGGGCGGCAACGCACTCAAATTCTACTCATCCGTGCGCCTCGACATCCGGCGCATCGGACAGATCAAGGAGCGGGACGAGGTTGTCGGCAATCAAACTCGCGTCAAGGTTGTGAAGAACAAGGTGGCCCCTCCATTCAAGCAGGTCGAGTTCGACATCATGTATGGCGAAGGCATCTCGAAGACAGGGGAACTGGTCGACCTCGGGGTGAAGGCGAACATCGTGGAGAAGTCAGGCTCCTGGTATTCGCATGACAGCCAGCGAATTGGACAGGGTCGAGAAAATGCAAAGGCCTTTTTGCGCGGCAACCCTCTGGTGGCTGAAGCAATAGAACGGGAAATCCGGGCCAATGCCGGACTGATCGCGACAAAAATCCTCGACGGCACGGATGGCGACGACGATAGCGGCGACGGTGAGATTCCAAGCGAGGCTGAGGCACCGCCCCCGAGCCGGAAGGGAGCCAGCCGTTAG
- a CDS encoding response regulator, with protein MGTRSMALAQKTPHWGSIAVGAGVTAAVTLSLAGQGEIALAIFAFVGAAAGVLFATGQIQFKQPEGTTGDPGLDVVRALPGAIAVTNRKGIIQGGSDNFIAIVGGLGVDQNLSRLGDRDRETAAAVFRLLSAGREGRKHTETIVLPNLGGGETAVLGIAPLGERGNRTQLFLWHIEQFRKDVSGERRTPDLLEMLPVAALTVNKDLSVQSANKAFEKLAGGSPIGREAWSLFRTRRGNPLTRARLRDVIAKAGGNIQVQVVSANGFTRQACLHLADTLNGGGVWLVTPADAAAGRLDEAFETIVASAPDAMAILNTKGVILGANGVFRQIFGAEGVDGSQVADIHGKALTSLLAESSAQTVKEKIAALLSTPDANPAPVELHAVPKDAINRRIRIMIFPAADGNHLVVTAAEPVASALTDEKAAQGQKLQAVGELAGGIAHDFNNLLTAIIGFSDLLLRRFRASDPAFKDLMNIKNNATRAAELVKQILAYSRRQTLRPAILRLTDVIEEFQATMGRTLGEKVKAKVQHGRDLWFVKADEGQIFQVIMNLAVNARDAMPEGGDITISTANVSERESLLLKERGVERGEYVTVEVRDSGTGIKPEHLEKIFDPFFSTKEVGKGTGLGLSTVYGIVKQTGGTILVDSEMGKGSSFRIFLPRYVETELDLKALETRGEAPEQTIDLTGKATVLLVEDEDAVRSFASRALATRGYTVLEAASGVEALEIMDRHEGQVDLVVSDVVMPEMDGPTLLRHLRQRNPDIRIIFMSGYAEEAFRKNLSADENFVFLPKPFTLKKLAETVKAAAA; from the coding sequence ATGGGAACTCGGTCGATGGCGTTGGCGCAGAAAACTCCCCACTGGGGCAGCATAGCTGTCGGCGCAGGCGTTACAGCCGCCGTGACGCTCTCGCTTGCGGGCCAAGGCGAGATAGCGCTCGCGATTTTCGCGTTTGTTGGCGCCGCCGCCGGAGTGCTTTTTGCGACGGGCCAGATCCAGTTCAAGCAGCCTGAGGGAACGACGGGCGATCCGGGCCTCGATGTCGTCCGGGCGCTTCCCGGCGCTATCGCTGTCACCAACAGGAAGGGCATCATTCAGGGCGGTAGCGACAATTTCATCGCGATTGTTGGTGGTTTGGGCGTTGATCAAAACCTCTCGCGGCTTGGTGATCGCGACCGCGAAACCGCGGCAGCCGTTTTCCGGCTTCTCTCTGCCGGGCGCGAAGGCAGAAAGCATACGGAAACAATTGTTTTGCCGAATTTGGGCGGCGGCGAAACTGCGGTGCTGGGGATAGCTCCCCTGGGCGAGCGGGGAAACCGGACGCAGCTTTTTCTCTGGCATATCGAGCAATTCAGAAAGGATGTATCGGGCGAGCGTCGCACCCCTGATCTGCTCGAGATGCTCCCCGTAGCCGCCCTGACGGTGAATAAGGATCTCAGCGTACAAAGCGCAAACAAGGCCTTCGAGAAGCTGGCGGGAGGTTCGCCCATCGGCAGGGAGGCTTGGTCGCTTTTCAGAACGCGGCGTGGCAATCCGCTCACGCGGGCAAGGCTTCGCGACGTCATCGCGAAAGCTGGAGGCAATATCCAGGTTCAGGTGGTGAGCGCCAACGGTTTCACCCGGCAGGCCTGTCTGCATTTGGCCGATACGCTCAACGGCGGCGGGGTGTGGCTCGTGACGCCTGCGGATGCCGCAGCCGGGCGACTGGATGAGGCATTCGAGACCATCGTCGCCTCGGCCCCCGACGCGATGGCAATCCTGAACACGAAAGGCGTGATCCTCGGCGCCAATGGGGTTTTCCGTCAGATTTTCGGGGCCGAAGGCGTAGACGGCTCGCAGGTGGCTGACATTCATGGCAAAGCGCTGACCTCGCTGCTTGCCGAATCCTCCGCCCAGACGGTGAAGGAAAAGATCGCCGCTTTGCTCTCCACCCCGGATGCGAACCCCGCTCCGGTCGAGCTTCATGCCGTTCCAAAGGACGCAATCAACCGCCGCATTCGGATTATGATCTTTCCGGCGGCGGATGGAAATCATCTGGTCGTAACCGCCGCAGAGCCCGTGGCGAGCGCGCTCACCGATGAGAAAGCGGCGCAAGGGCAAAAACTTCAGGCCGTGGGCGAACTCGCCGGGGGTATCGCGCACGATTTCAACAACCTGCTCACCGCTATCATCGGCTTCTCCGACCTGCTTCTGCGCCGCTTCCGCGCGTCCGATCCGGCGTTCAAAGACTTGATGAATATCAAGAATAATGCGACCCGCGCGGCTGAACTTGTCAAACAGATTCTGGCCTATTCGCGTCGGCAGACTTTGCGCCCGGCCATACTTCGGCTGACGGACGTCATCGAGGAATTCCAGGCGACGATGGGTCGAACGCTTGGGGAGAAGGTAAAGGCCAAGGTACAGCACGGCCGCGATCTTTGGTTCGTGAAGGCCGATGAAGGCCAGATTTTCCAGGTCATCATGAACCTCGCGGTCAACGCGCGGGATGCGATGCCGGAAGGGGGCGACATCACAATCTCCACAGCTAATGTTAGCGAGCGCGAGTCCCTTCTTCTCAAGGAGCGTGGCGTCGAGCGAGGCGAGTATGTCACCGTGGAGGTGCGAGACTCTGGGACCGGCATCAAGCCCGAGCATCTGGAGAAGATTTTCGATCCCTTTTTCTCGACGAAAGAGGTCGGCAAGGGAACGGGACTTGGGCTGTCCACCGTCTACGGCATCGTAAAGCAGACGGGCGGCACTATTCTCGTCGACAGCGAGATGGGAAAAGGGTCGTCCTTTCGAATTTTCCTGCCACGGTATGTCGAAACCGAGCTCGACCTGAAAGCCCTCGAAACTCGCGGTGAGGCGCCGGAGCAGACCATCGATCTCACCGGCAAGGCAACCGTCCTGCTGGTTGAGGACGAAGACGCCGTGCGCTCTTTCGCATCGCGCGCGCTTGCCACGCGCGGCTACACCGTGCTCGAAGCCGCGAGCGGCGTCGAGGCGCTCGAAATCATGGATCGGCACGAAGGCCAGGTTGACCTCGTGGTGAGTGACGTCGTGATGCCCGAGATGGATGGCCCTACCCTTTTGCGCCACCTGCGGCAGAGAAACCCAGACATTCGCATTATATTTATGTCTGGATATGCGGAGGAAGCTTTTCGCAAGAACCTGAGTGCCGACGAAAATTTTGTTTTTCTTCCGAAGCCCTTCACGCTCAAGAAGCTCGCCGAAACCGTCAAGGCCGCCGCTGCCTAG